A stretch of DNA from Odontesthes bonariensis isolate fOdoBon6 chromosome 5, fOdoBon6.hap1, whole genome shotgun sequence:
AGCTGTGGCACATTTTTGGAGGTAGTAAATTGTTTCCAGACATGATTGTATATGATATGGTGCCAGATGATTTTcagtaaaacaaattaaaaacaagaaaaatgaaTCATAACTTCTGCTTTAAGAATAAAGGAATCTCACAAAAATGTGACAGGTAGCTCACAAAGATGTTGGGCAACATGCCAATATATGTGTCAACATTATCTTCTAATGgtatgaatattaaaatcacaATCACAGATCTCAAAAGATGAACTGTTGTCTGATTCCTATTTGGAGATAATAGGAAGCGTTTGATCTGACAAGCTGTTTATTTGTGCAAGACAGACTCGTCCACAGATATCAATGCTGCGTACAGCAGTGGCACTTTAAAATGTAATAACTCATTTGGTGAATACACTGGTTTTGATTTCAAAATTCTATATGTAATGAATTTCTTTCTACAGGCATGTAACTGAGCCTTTTCTTCTGTGCCATCAATGTAAAATATTTGAGTCAAAGCCTGTTGGAAAACTGAGAAAGAAACATAACAAATTTAAGAAACAAATGTGAGTTAAGGTTTAAGATGTTATTTATTTGTATGGAAAATGCCTGCACATTATTCACAATTCATCAACAACATTGGAGTTAGCGAGATTGTGGTGAAGGGATCAGGCTTAGTTGCTGGCCATGGTGCTCTCCAGCCACTCGTTGAAGATGCAGACCTAAAAAGTGAAGAAGACTAATGTTAGAAAAGATAATCAATGTGTCATTGCAGTTCAAACAGACAGAATTGAGCTCAGCTTGACACAGAGCCTTCTTTAGACATTTTTCCTCTTCAAAAGTTACCTTGGCGTAGACTCCAGGGTGGTCCCTCTCAGCACATCCATAGCCCCAAGACACAACACCCTGCAGCTCACCGTTGCACACAACGGGGCCACCAGAGTCACCCTGACAACAGAGAGTGAAGTGAGTATTAAATGACAACATAGCTGATTTGTGTGTTTTCTATATGCTGATTTCTGCATGAACACATTCAAATACCTGGCAAGAGTCCTTGCCTCCCTCCAGATATCCAGCGCAGAACATGGCATCAGTGATCATGCCAGGGTAGGAGTTCTTGCAGTCACGATCAGACAGAATGGGAATATTCAGGCACTGCAGCTTGTCACCGTTAGCACCTGGGGAATAAAAGTAGATTTAAAGAAAATTTTAAAGATGCAtttgtaaaaaagaaataaacatgaGAGTAGTGCATGAATCATAACTCACTGGAGCTCATGGTGTTGCCCCAGCCAGCAACTCTGCACATGGTGCCAGCGGGAGCACATCTGGAGGGCAGAGCCACGGGCTGCACGTTCTGGTTGAGGGTGGCAGGCTTGCTCAGCTTGATCAGCATGACGTCATTGTCAATGTTGTAGGAGCTGTATCTGGGATGGCGGATGACTTTGGAGGAGCTGATAAACTGCTCGGTTCCCTCGTTGACCCGGATGTGGTGCTCGCCCAGACGCACCTCAACACGGctgaaacaattcaaagtgtcaACATAGAGACACACAAAAATATCCAACAAAAGCTAATCAAAGCAAATCCAAGCCGTAATTTTGAATGAACGAGGAAAACTTTATGCTTACGACTTGTAGCAGTGAGCAGCAGACACAACCCAGTTCTCATTGACCAGGGAGCCACCACAGAAGTGGTATCCAGAGTTCAGAGACACCGCATGGGGCTCAGTATGGGGCTGGCACTCAAACCCTCCGACGATCTTGTCGTCATCAATGGCAACTGAAAACACAGGTCAGTAATttgttaatctttttttcttttacacttttGGAGCAAGGCTGAAACATAGCTTATAAAGTGCATTTGAGCCACAATGTAATTTTGAAAATTTGAATCTATGCTGGATAAAGTCGTCACATTGAATAAAACCTGATACTCACAGGCAGCTCCGATGAGCAGAACGAAGACCAGAGACCTCATGGTTGCTGAATGATCCTGTTGATGAGAGGACTTCATATCCAGCCCTTGTATATATAGTAAGGTAGCTCTCTGTTTGCCAAGTGAAAACACCTCCCACTGTTATCTTTGACCAATCAGCATCCTGGATAAAATGTCCTGGATGCTGGAAAGACAAATATTTCTTGGGCTGAGTGTTGGTCTGTAGAAGCATGTGAAATTATATACGAACTATATTTACACTTCTAGAAGTAGATTAAATGTATCTGTAAAAATAGAATAGTAATGTACATGCACTGTAACAATTATGTGCATTTCTGTAAAATAACAATTCATATTACATCTACTTATTGATCTCTAATTACATACTGACTGTATATATTGtgtatatttatcttttttcttgGTATTCTTGCATAAACTGAGAAAACATTTGTAGCAATGTCTTCGATATGGAACAACACATCAGGAACAAGATGTAAAACATACAGTATTCATCAACCTCGACATAACTGTAGCTCAGCAGATGGCACGTTTCACAATCAGAAGTGCTGAGTCTAACTACCCAACCCACGTGTTCATACTGTAGATCAGCTACTGGGCGTTGactcaaagtgaaaaaaaagacagttcaTATTTAAATGACATATGAATGTATTTAAAATCTGCCCTCAGAACGTAATTTTCATAATGATGAATGCTGTTCCACTGACATTTACTGAGGATTCTTTGTGTATAAAAGTTTTCAGCTGTACTGAGCAAAGTAACGTTGAGAAACTGAGATCAAGAATAATTCATACAACTGGCTTGATAAAATAATTCTACGATTAGTTTTActgataaaataattaaatgcaAAACAATCCACAGAATCAACCTGACTATTTTGGAGGTGTAAATGGTTTCGGACACACTTTTTCGTAGCTATTTGCAGATTTAAGAATATTATTTAAGGATTTATTAATGTTTCTCATCAGCACCATTAGgtatcaaatcaaatatttttttacgGAGAAAAAATGACATTAAATTGCAGAACATTTTTACATGATTGAATActtttatatacatttatatgtgGTTACAATAATATATGATAACATTTAGTTACgcctgcacagtggtgtggtggttagcagcGTCCCCTCACTCAAGAgagttcctggtttgaatcctggctggggcctttctgtgtggagctgGCATGTTCTCACCATGTATGCGGGGGTTCTCTCCGGATACTCTGACATCCTCCCACCAGGgtcggcccaagcctttatggggccttaagcagaatttcatttggggcccccctaccatcacctcagctccagatgcctcattattccataggctacactgttatgtgtgtaacggacccacaatcattagcattatttgtaatcatcttacattatacaggtgtcagcaaactcataaatatggtttaattaacttctacataaagagtgatgtataagtattgctcattaatttaactatttgaaagtaacatcagcaggctggagactgcatttatagtaaacacgttaaatagtttaatttctttcagatgtgcaatggcgtgcaaaatgttcaaaatacaaatacaaaatagaatcaaatgacattcacattatcgtacagaaaaataaagttgtaatcaaatttaaattcaaaattgctctcgaggccccctggtggcgtgggggccctaagcgaccgcatagttggcatatgccttgggccggctctgcctcccactgcccaaaaacatgcatgtcgggttaattggtgactctaaattgaaccCGGgcgtgagtgtgagcgtggaccctgagttggattaggctggtatagaaaatggacggaTGGCTGGATTTAGTTACAATAATATATCATAACAACACATTATGTTCATTCCTAAATGCTTATATGCTACCAAATTCCAAGTAGGAATTAAAGTGTGACTAGTTTAACTGTTATATTAATCTGATATTCTAGTCACTTTATTAGGTATTAGATACAACCCCCCAATAGGAGTTGTTCAATGGTTGTCCAGGCTTTGGTTACTTAG
This window harbors:
- the LOC142380247 gene encoding trypsin-1-like; amino-acid sequence: MRSLVFVLLIGAAFAIDDDKIVGGFECQPHTEPHAVSLNSGYHFCGGSLVNENWVVSAAHCYKSRVEVRLGEHHIRVNEGTEQFISSSKVIRHPRYSSYNIDNDVMLIKLSKPATLNQNVQPVALPSRCAPAGTMCRVAGWGNTMSSSANGDKLQCLNIPILSDRDCKNSYPGMITDAMFCAGYLEGGKDSCQGDSGGPVVCNGELQGVVSWGYGCAERDHPGVYAKVCIFNEWLESTMASN